A single genomic interval of Solimonas sp. K1W22B-7 harbors:
- a CDS encoding carotenoid oxygenase family protein: MDPTVAAPGNPNDLNPYLQGLYAPVAREETVLQCDIQGELPRELWGAYVRNGPNPARAPQELHHWFDGDGMLHGVWFEDGRASYRSRYVRSSDFEADLAGGCGAGGVMLPAHRERGDKVYKDTANTDVLLHGGSLLALWYIGGTPVRVDARTLQTLRQETFGRRLPRHVSAHSKVDPLTGEFVFFDYALYEPWMSFGVVDRDNRLLHFDRVELPGPRLPHDMGLTENHLILHDLPVVMSEQGLKRGQWSIEQRRDQPTRFGVVPRRGPGSQVRWFETDPCYVYHVINAWEEGDEVVMQACRMVPNGMTPNRQYGPYAPMVAVLALHAVPWEWRMNLKTGALRQRQLDDRIGEFPVVNLDRTGRRTRYGYVMAIDTATDMQRFDGIHKYDFETGGCETWRYAKGWCGSEAAFAPRIGAVEEDDGWLTVFVTEAASGRSEVQVLDARDIARGPVATVQLPCRVPAGFHATWARGDQVRAAA; encoded by the coding sequence ATGGACCCCACTGTCGCCGCGCCCGGCAACCCCAACGACCTGAATCCCTACCTGCAGGGGCTCTACGCGCCGGTGGCGCGCGAAGAGACCGTGCTGCAGTGCGACATCCAGGGTGAGTTGCCGCGCGAGCTCTGGGGCGCCTACGTGCGCAACGGCCCCAACCCGGCGCGCGCGCCGCAGGAGCTGCATCACTGGTTCGACGGCGACGGCATGCTGCACGGCGTGTGGTTCGAGGACGGCCGCGCCAGCTACCGCAGCCGCTACGTGCGCTCCAGCGACTTCGAGGCCGACCTCGCCGGTGGCTGCGGCGCCGGCGGCGTGATGCTGCCGGCGCATCGCGAGCGCGGCGACAAGGTCTACAAGGACACCGCCAATACCGACGTCCTGCTGCACGGCGGCAGCCTGCTGGCGCTGTGGTACATCGGCGGCACGCCGGTGCGCGTGGATGCGCGCACGCTGCAGACGCTGCGCCAGGAGACCTTCGGCCGCCGCCTGCCGCGCCATGTCTCGGCGCACTCCAAGGTCGATCCGCTGACCGGTGAGTTCGTGTTCTTCGACTACGCGCTGTACGAGCCCTGGATGTCCTTCGGCGTGGTGGACCGCGACAACCGGCTGCTGCATTTCGACAGGGTGGAACTGCCCGGCCCGCGCCTGCCGCACGACATGGGGCTGACCGAGAATCATCTGATCCTGCATGACCTGCCGGTGGTGATGAGCGAGCAGGGCCTGAAGCGCGGGCAGTGGTCCATCGAGCAGCGTCGCGACCAGCCGACGCGCTTCGGCGTGGTGCCGCGGCGCGGGCCCGGCAGCCAGGTGCGCTGGTTCGAGACCGACCCCTGCTACGTCTACCACGTGATCAATGCCTGGGAGGAGGGCGACGAGGTGGTGATGCAGGCCTGCCGCATGGTGCCCAACGGCATGACGCCGAACCGGCAGTACGGCCCGTATGCGCCGATGGTGGCGGTGCTGGCCCTGCATGCGGTGCCCTGGGAATGGCGCATGAACCTGAAGACCGGCGCGCTGCGCCAGCGCCAGCTCGACGATCGCATCGGCGAGTTTCCGGTGGTCAACCTCGACCGCACCGGCCGGCGCACGCGCTACGGCTATGTCATGGCGATCGACACTGCCACCGACATGCAGCGCTTCGACGGCATCCACAAGTACGACTTCGAAACCGGCGGTTGCGAGACCTGGCGTTACGCGAAGGGCTGGTGCGGCTCCGAGGCGGCGTTCGCGCCGCGCATCGGCGCCGTGGAAGAAGACGACGGCTGGCTGACGGTGTTCGTCACCGAGGCGGCCAGCGGGCGCAGCGAGGTGCAGGTGCTGGATGCGCGCGACATCGCCCGCGGCCCGGTCGCCACGGTGCAACTGCCCTGCCGCGTGCCGGCCGGCTTCCATGCGACCTGGGCGCGCGGCGACCAGGTGAGGGCGGCGGCGTGA
- a CDS encoding acetyl-CoA acetyltransferase, producing MKPQVCILGGHQTDFARVWSREGQDISDMVREATRAALEDAGVDAAQVESIHVGNAFGELQRQQGHLGSMVAQVVPELWGRPAMRHEGACASGSLAILTAMAEIEAGRYDCVLVLGVEEQKNLPGDEASRIQNSAAWQGRENIDCRFMWPAVFGRLAQEYDERHGLDRRHLNAIAELNYANARRNPRAQTRRWQFGPGAFSEDDEKNPVIEPGVRRQDCAQITDGACAVLLASPRRAAELGLDAERLPRILGWGHRNAGLRLLDKLERSRGQDYVFPEVRATIQDAFRRAGLPGVDALDGIETHDCFTSTEYMAIDHYGLTPPGQGWRAVEDGSIAPGGRCPVNMSGGLIGGGHPVGATGVRMLLDAARQVTGVAGGMQIDGAQRIGTLNIGGSCATVASFVVGRA from the coding sequence GTGAAGCCCCAGGTCTGCATCCTCGGCGGCCACCAGACCGATTTCGCGCGCGTCTGGTCGCGCGAGGGCCAGGACATTTCCGACATGGTGCGCGAGGCCACGCGCGCCGCGCTGGAGGATGCCGGCGTGGATGCGGCGCAGGTGGAGTCGATCCATGTCGGCAACGCCTTCGGCGAACTGCAGCGCCAGCAGGGCCATCTCGGTTCGATGGTGGCGCAGGTGGTGCCGGAGCTGTGGGGCCGGCCGGCGATGCGCCACGAAGGCGCCTGCGCCTCGGGCTCGCTGGCGATCCTGACGGCCATGGCCGAGATCGAGGCGGGGCGCTACGACTGTGTGCTGGTGCTGGGCGTGGAGGAGCAGAAGAACCTGCCCGGCGACGAGGCCTCGCGCATCCAGAACTCCGCCGCCTGGCAGGGCCGCGAAAATATCGACTGCCGCTTCATGTGGCCGGCGGTGTTCGGGCGGCTGGCGCAGGAATACGACGAGCGCCATGGCCTGGACCGGCGTCATCTCAATGCCATTGCCGAACTCAACTACGCCAACGCGCGGCGCAATCCGCGTGCGCAGACACGGCGCTGGCAGTTCGGCCCCGGGGCCTTCAGCGAGGACGATGAAAAGAACCCGGTGATCGAGCCCGGCGTGCGACGCCAGGACTGCGCGCAGATCACCGACGGCGCCTGCGCGGTGCTGCTGGCCTCGCCGCGGCGTGCCGCGGAGCTGGGCCTGGACGCGGAGCGCCTGCCGCGCATCCTCGGCTGGGGCCATCGCAATGCCGGCCTGCGCCTGCTCGACAAGCTGGAGCGCAGCCGCGGGCAGGACTACGTCTTCCCGGAAGTGCGCGCCACCATCCAGGACGCTTTCCGCCGCGCCGGCCTGCCGGGCGTGGACGCGCTGGACGGCATCGAGACGCACGACTGCTTCACCAGCACCGAGTACATGGCGATCGACCACTACGGCCTGACCCCGCCGGGGCAGGGCTGGCGCGCGGTGGAGGACGGCAGCATCGCGCCCGGCGGGCGCTGCCCGGTCAACATGTCCGGCGGCCTGATCGGCGGCGGCCATCCGGTGGGTGCCACCGGCGTGCGCATGCTGCTGGATGCGGCGCGGCAGGTGACGGGCGTTGCCGGCGGCATGCAGATCGACGGCGCGCAGCGCATCGGCACGCTCAACATCGGCGGTTCCTGCGCCACCGTCGCCAGCTTCGTCGTCGGCAGGGCTTGA
- a CDS encoding DUF1329 domain-containing protein codes for MKYTMLKTSLLSLAFLAGAAQAAVSADEAAALGKTLTPIGAEKAGNKAGTIPAWDGGLVKPVAGFKAGGHYPDPYAGDKPLFTITAANADQYKENLSVGQMALLKRYADWKMVVYPTRRSAGYPEGWYKESIANATKDNLVSGGNGFTGSTDGTPFPIPKNGLEAIWNHLTIYKGDSYATSWAQAPVTQSGDYNLVRFDYEYDFSYGNQKKTGAQREGNLLFYFLQIVKDPPRLSGSILLVHEYADQVAQPRKAWTYSPGQRRVRLAPSVAYDNPGTASDGLRTNDDFNMFNGATDRYEWKLLGKKEMYVPYNGYKLNSPPLRLKDILKPGHLNGDHARYELHRVWVVEATLKSGTSHVYKRRTMFLDEDSWTVLVADKYDNRDQLWRVDEMHRIQYYDVPFLGPGAEVHHDLQSGRYVAMQLFNEETTIYKPVTRSAADYTPDALRSKGTR; via the coding sequence ATGAAATACACGATGCTCAAGACGAGCCTGCTGTCTCTCGCCTTTCTTGCCGGCGCCGCGCAGGCCGCGGTCTCCGCCGACGAAGCCGCCGCACTGGGCAAGACCCTGACGCCGATCGGTGCCGAGAAGGCCGGCAACAAGGCCGGCACCATCCCCGCCTGGGACGGCGGCCTGGTCAAGCCGGTGGCCGGCTTCAAGGCCGGCGGCCACTACCCCGACCCCTACGCCGGCGACAAGCCGCTGTTCACCATCACCGCCGCCAATGCCGACCAGTACAAGGAAAACCTCTCGGTCGGCCAGATGGCGCTGCTCAAGCGCTACGCCGACTGGAAGATGGTGGTCTACCCGACGCGGCGCAGCGCCGGCTATCCGGAGGGCTGGTACAAGGAGTCCATCGCCAACGCCACCAAGGACAACCTGGTCAGCGGCGGCAACGGCTTCACCGGCAGCACCGACGGCACGCCCTTCCCGATTCCGAAGAACGGACTGGAGGCGATCTGGAACCACCTGACGATCTACAAGGGTGATTCCTACGCCACCTCCTGGGCCCAGGCACCGGTGACGCAGAGCGGCGACTACAACCTGGTGCGCTTCGACTACGAGTACGACTTCTCCTACGGCAACCAGAAGAAGACCGGCGCGCAGCGCGAAGGCAACCTGCTGTTCTACTTCCTGCAGATCGTCAAGGACCCGCCGCGCCTGTCGGGCTCCATCCTGCTGGTGCACGAGTACGCCGACCAGGTGGCCCAGCCGCGCAAGGCCTGGACCTACAGCCCGGGCCAGCGCCGCGTGCGCCTGGCGCCGAGCGTGGCCTACGACAACCCGGGCACCGCCTCCGACGGCCTGCGTACCAACGACGACTTCAACATGTTCAACGGCGCCACCGACCGCTACGAGTGGAAGCTGCTGGGCAAGAAGGAGATGTACGTTCCGTACAACGGCTACAAGCTCAACAGCCCGCCGCTCAGGCTCAAGGACATCCTCAAGCCCGGCCATCTCAACGGCGACCACGCGCGCTACGAGCTGCACCGTGTCTGGGTGGTGGAAGCGACGCTGAAGTCCGGCACCTCGCACGTCTACAAGCGCCGCACGATGTTCCTCGACGAGGACAGCTGGACCGTGCTGGTGGCCGACAAGTACGACAACCGCGACCAGCTGTGGCGCGTGGATGAGATGCACCGCATCCAGTACTACGACGTGCCGTTCCTCGGCCCCGGCGCCGAGGTGCATCACGACCTGCAGTCGGGCCGCTACGTCGCCATGCAGCTGTTCAACGAGGAAACCACCATCTACAAGCCGGTCACTCGCAGCGCCGCCGACTACACGCCGGACGCACTGCGCAGCAAGGGCACCCGCTAA
- a CDS encoding endonuclease domain-containing protein translates to MEPRKGIRKARTLRRSMTDAERRLWHRLRAAQLNGHKFRRQFPIAPYVLDFACVDLMLAVEVDGGQHDERAEHDEQRTRFLERNGWRVLRYWNNEVLGEENRVLESILTTCLELASRKG, encoded by the coding sequence ATGGAACCCCGTAAAGGCATTCGAAAGGCGCGGACCCTGCGCCGTTCGATGACCGACGCCGAGCGGCGTCTTTGGCACCGCCTGCGCGCCGCCCAACTCAACGGCCACAAGTTCCGACGCCAGTTCCCGATCGCCCCCTACGTCCTCGACTTCGCCTGCGTCGATCTGATGCTGGCCGTGGAAGTCGACGGCGGCCAGCACGACGAGCGCGCCGAGCACGACGAACAGCGCACACGCTTTCTGGAAAGGAACGGATGGCGCGTGCTGCGGTACTGGAACAACGAAGTGCTGGGCGAGGAAAATCGCGTGCTTGAATCGATCCTGACTACGTGCCTGGAGTTGGCTTCCAGGAAGGGCTGA
- a CDS encoding winged helix-turn-helix transcriptional regulator: MATATRKKPPAAAPNLTVQAHSVSRALNLIGDRWTLLLLYCLFLGVNRYSELLAMTGMARSVLANRLQRLQKAGLLRRRRYQQNPPRDEYFLSECGADLHDVACAVIGWDRRWHYDAKSPMHRLRHAVCGREFTPQQHCAACGERVEARDVEWRSGPGAGLDPHPGPRAHRRSSIAAEDIDAAHPIMQRSFDILGDRWTAMTVAAAFYRHRRFGEFQQALGIASNILADRLARLVELEVLSREEDAREGYRLSEQGRDLFPIIVALIRWGDRWLAGAKGPPLLLVHRSCGQALRPRVGCDRCGGEVGAGEMLLSGARRRALGMR, translated from the coding sequence ATGGCCACCGCAACCCGCAAGAAGCCGCCTGCCGCCGCGCCCAATCTCACCGTGCAGGCGCACTCGGTGTCGCGCGCGCTGAACCTGATCGGCGATCGCTGGACGCTGCTGCTGCTGTACTGTTTGTTCCTCGGCGTGAACCGCTACTCCGAGCTGCTGGCGATGACCGGCATGGCGCGCAGCGTGCTGGCCAACCGCCTGCAGCGCCTGCAGAAGGCCGGCCTGCTGCGGCGCCGGCGCTACCAGCAGAACCCGCCGCGCGACGAGTATTTCCTCAGCGAATGCGGCGCCGACCTGCATGACGTCGCCTGCGCGGTGATCGGCTGGGACCGGCGCTGGCACTACGACGCGAAGAGCCCGATGCACCGCCTGCGCCACGCGGTCTGCGGCCGCGAGTTCACGCCGCAGCAGCACTGCGCCGCCTGCGGCGAGCGCGTCGAGGCGCGCGACGTCGAGTGGCGTTCCGGCCCCGGCGCGGGGCTGGACCCGCACCCCGGGCCGCGCGCGCATCGCCGCTCCAGCATCGCCGCCGAGGACATCGACGCCGCGCACCCGATCATGCAGCGCAGCTTCGACATCCTCGGCGATCGCTGGACCGCGATGACCGTCGCCGCGGCGTTCTACCGGCATCGCCGCTTCGGCGAGTTCCAGCAGGCCCTGGGCATCGCCAGCAACATCCTTGCGGACCGGTTGGCTCGCCTGGTGGAGCTGGAGGTGCTGAGCCGCGAGGAAGACGCCCGCGAGGGTTACCGTCTGAGCGAGCAGGGCCGCGACCTGTTCCCGATCATCGTCGCGCTGATCCGCTGGGGCGATCGCTGGCTGGCGGGAGCCAAGGGGCCGCCGCTGTTGCTGGTGCATCGCAGCTGCGGGCAGGCGTTGCGGCCGCGGGTGGGCTGCGACAGGTGCGGCGGGGAGGTGGGGGCGGGGGAGATGCTGCTAAGCGGGGCGAGACGACGCGCTTTGGGGATGCGTTGA
- a CDS encoding DUF1302 domain-containing protein yields MKSSVKVILRLGAGGALLTVPIMASALKFEYGDIQGSFDTTVSLGATMRMEDRDDALVGISNGGSARSVNDDDGNLAFEKGDVVSAVAKATHDLELKWHDYGIFARVNYFYDQVAADAEDREDRFAANGAAVADRKANEYELGERGRDRLESELDLLDLFVYGNFDVAGRKLSARFGRQVVSWGESTFIGNGINSINPIDVAKIRTPGAELKEALLPLPMLWSSFQITDSLGIEGVWMTSWDKTEIDPRGSFFSTSDIVSDDGDRAVTGFGRREDDNHITRPPTDGSAHVVVPRERTRNADDAEKQFGIALRYYAEAAAGTEFGLYYLNYHSRTPLISAVRGGATHLANVSTTDTCSTSAVAGCRATYFTEYPENIELFGLSFNTDGPFGVAIQGEYSYRPEQPVQLGGTEILLTALGVPNSINPFPAAALPLGTEIRGYREVEMHQVQTTFTKAFGPTWAAEQFTLLAEVGYNHLALPDNLRFNGPGAGLPACGFLNPPIPAPTAYVVSNNSCQSEGYATDSSWGYRVVSRMDFENLIGAVGVSPRLVLGHDVNGVGPNFNQDTKAVTLGVAFNYLQRWQADIGYTTFFGGRTYSGTDASGTQPFGPGGAQVPVSPGSSLGPGNTIPGSAAQPLDYATSANPNKDRDFLALSVSYAF; encoded by the coding sequence ATGAAATCGAGTGTAAAAGTGATCCTGCGCCTCGGCGCGGGCGGAGCGCTGCTGACCGTGCCGATCATGGCCTCGGCGCTGAAGTTCGAATACGGTGACATCCAGGGCAGTTTCGACACCACGGTCTCCCTCGGCGCCACCATGCGCATGGAAGACCGCGACGACGCCCTGGTCGGCATCAGCAACGGCGGCAGCGCCCGCTCCGTCAACGACGACGACGGCAACCTCGCCTTCGAGAAGGGCGATGTCGTCTCGGCGGTCGCCAAGGCCACGCATGACCTCGAACTGAAGTGGCACGACTACGGCATCTTCGCCCGCGTCAACTACTTCTACGACCAGGTCGCCGCCGACGCCGAGGACCGCGAAGACCGCTTCGCCGCCAATGGCGCGGCAGTGGCCGACCGCAAGGCCAACGAATACGAACTGGGTGAGCGCGGCCGCGATCGCCTGGAATCCGAGCTCGACCTGCTCGACCTGTTCGTCTACGGCAACTTCGACGTCGCCGGCCGCAAGCTGTCGGCACGCTTCGGCCGACAGGTTGTGAGCTGGGGCGAAAGCACCTTCATCGGCAACGGCATCAACTCGATCAACCCGATCGACGTCGCCAAGATCCGCACGCCGGGTGCCGAGCTGAAGGAAGCGCTGCTGCCGCTGCCCATGCTGTGGTCGTCCTTCCAGATCACCGACAGCCTCGGCATCGAGGGCGTCTGGATGACCAGCTGGGACAAGACCGAGATCGATCCGCGCGGCAGCTTCTTCTCCACCTCCGACATCGTCTCCGACGACGGCGATCGTGCCGTCACCGGCTTCGGCCGCCGCGAGGACGACAACCACATCACGCGGCCGCCCACCGACGGCTCCGCCCACGTCGTGGTGCCGCGCGAGCGCACGCGCAACGCCGATGACGCCGAGAAACAGTTCGGCATCGCGCTGCGTTACTACGCCGAGGCCGCGGCCGGCACCGAGTTCGGGCTGTACTACCTGAACTATCACAGCCGTACGCCGCTCATCTCGGCGGTGCGCGGCGGCGCCACGCATCTGGCGAACGTCAGCACCACGGACACCTGCTCGACCAGCGCGGTGGCCGGTTGCCGCGCCACCTACTTCACCGAGTACCCGGAGAACATCGAGCTGTTCGGCCTCAGCTTCAACACCGACGGCCCCTTCGGCGTCGCCATCCAGGGCGAGTACTCCTACCGTCCCGAACAGCCGGTGCAGCTCGGCGGCACCGAGATCCTGCTGACGGCGCTCGGCGTGCCCAACAGCATCAATCCGTTCCCTGCCGCGGCACTCCCCCTGGGCACCGAGATCCGCGGCTACCGCGAGGTCGAGATGCACCAGGTGCAGACCACCTTCACCAAGGCCTTCGGTCCGACCTGGGCCGCGGAGCAGTTCACGCTGCTGGCCGAGGTCGGCTACAACCATCTGGCGCTGCCCGACAACCTGCGCTTCAACGGCCCCGGTGCCGGCCTGCCGGCCTGTGGCTTCCTCAATCCCCCCATCCCGGCTCCCACAGCCTACGTCGTCTCCAACAACTCCTGCCAGAGCGAGGGTTATGCCACCGACAGTTCCTGGGGCTACCGGGTCGTCAGCCGCATGGACTTCGAGAACCTGATCGGTGCGGTCGGCGTCTCGCCGCGACTGGTGCTGGGTCATGACGTCAACGGCGTAGGCCCCAACTTCAACCAGGACACCAAGGCCGTCACCCTGGGCGTGGCCTTCAACTACCTGCAGCGCTGGCAGGCCGACATCGGCTACACCACGTTCTTCGGCGGGCGCACCTACAGCGGCACCGACGCGAGCGGCACGCAGCCCTTCGGCCCCGGCGGCGCGCAGGTGCCGGTCTCCCCGGGCAGCTCCCTGGGCCCCGGCAACACCATCCCCGGCTCGGCGGCCCAGCCCCTCGACTACGCCACCAGCGCCAACCCGAACAAGGACCGCGACTTCCTTGCCCTCAGCGTCTCGTATGCGTTCTGA
- a CDS encoding DUF2214 family protein has protein sequence MLATVVLPWIHYLAVLMMAGGAVAELYLLKLTPSSETVQLLPRVDRLYGITAGLVFVTGLLRMYHGGKGADWYWHNGLMHGVITAFVLAALISLVPTIRFMRWSKQLSSGGGLPGADAVRKTRILVHVQLTLVALVALLITMVGKGYGHH, from the coding sequence ATGCTCGCCACCGTCGTCCTGCCCTGGATCCACTACCTCGCCGTGCTGATGATGGCCGGCGGCGCCGTCGCCGAGCTGTACCTGCTCAAGCTGACGCCCTCCAGCGAGACCGTGCAGCTGCTGCCGCGCGTGGACCGCCTCTACGGCATCACCGCCGGCCTGGTGTTCGTCACCGGCCTCCTGCGCATGTACCACGGCGGCAAGGGCGCCGACTGGTACTGGCACAACGGCCTGATGCACGGCGTGATCACCGCCTTCGTGCTGGCCGCGCTGATCTCCCTCGTGCCGACGATCCGGTTCATGCGCTGGAGCAAGCAGCTGTCCAGCGGCGGCGGCTTGCCGGGCGCAGATGCGGTGCGCAAGACCAGGATCCTGGTGCATGTACAGCTGACGCTGGTGGCGCTGGTGGCGTTGCTGATTACGATGGTCGGCAAAGGCTACGGACATCACTAA
- a CDS encoding LuxR C-terminal-related transcriptional regulator, with translation MDAVTPPAEVFTHKFFAPPSYPGAIHRQELLGRLFRQPGYGVVVVQAPAGHGKSTLLQQAKTLAEQQGALTGWLSFDEADNDMRRFTVHMQALVDGLGSQDAATAAPPGTRRRLSDLLATQLVQLDRPVRLFFDEFQMLNNRGVLTAFRDLLERIPENVTLFIGSRALPEIGLARLMVNNQALVLRADDLRFTHVEAQQFFSQARDLGINPQELDAIYRQTEGWPAALQLFRLSLASPAVRRALTGLSGYKPRELAEYLADNVLTLQTPRVQEFLRRSSVLTRLSAGLCDHITGWQDSQSILLFLERSGLFLRSLDSDLCWFKYHTLFSSFLAEQVRSEEPEALLEVHQRAADWFHAHGMHEDALHHAIAARNYGFATDIMNVWADRLIADANLVTMERWSDNLPLDEIARRPDLAIKIAWALIFLRRHHKLRPILTTLADLPGAGPDTDVVRSMLALVLDDMPQAFELVDRMDIQGQQPVGFRAFELGAAANVKGYRALCAGDFDSAREHLNLARSYGERGAAAFSGGYTVAVTGMNLVMQGRLGEALARYRSGLAEHHLDLEKPFATASLVSCYISALYENNDLDTAESMFTQFHDVICDGVLLDFMVPGYIAMARIHDARGRSNRTEEILAEAEQIAHTAGWPRLMRIISWERVRRLLLDGEIDRAQVIASRIPRQPEFALPEGWMIYTEATEGDAIGAIRVALHSGQTDVALTQLAAELGVAQRQGRSYRQIKLLVLDALAQRAHGNDNHAHRSLHRALQLAAPGGFVRLFLDEGEKILPLLRDEHTALAGDGNPENGSLRAFVTRLLEAAGHHAEVNARPHADVGFQPLEPLTDRERQILVYLANGVSNKEMARRIFVSENTVKFHLKNIYSKLAVASRLQAINAARQMGLL, from the coding sequence ATGGACGCTGTCACGCCCCCGGCCGAAGTCTTCACCCACAAGTTCTTCGCCCCACCCTCGTATCCCGGCGCCATCCATCGCCAGGAGTTGCTTGGGCGCCTGTTCCGCCAGCCCGGCTACGGCGTGGTGGTGGTGCAGGCCCCGGCCGGGCACGGCAAGTCCACGCTGCTGCAACAGGCCAAGACCCTGGCCGAGCAGCAGGGCGCGCTGACCGGCTGGCTCAGCTTCGACGAAGCCGACAACGACATGCGCCGCTTCACCGTCCACATGCAGGCCCTGGTCGACGGCCTGGGCAGCCAGGACGCCGCCACCGCCGCGCCGCCCGGCACACGCCGCCGCCTGTCCGACCTGCTGGCGACGCAGCTGGTGCAGCTGGACCGGCCGGTGCGCCTGTTCTTCGACGAATTCCAGATGCTCAACAACCGCGGCGTGCTCACCGCCTTCCGCGACCTGCTGGAGCGCATCCCCGAGAACGTCACCCTGTTCATCGGCTCGCGCGCCCTGCCCGAGATCGGCCTGGCGCGGCTGATGGTCAACAACCAGGCCCTGGTGCTGCGCGCCGACGACCTGCGCTTCACCCACGTCGAGGCCCAGCAGTTCTTCTCGCAGGCGCGTGACCTGGGCATCAACCCGCAGGAGCTGGACGCGATCTACCGCCAGACCGAGGGCTGGCCGGCGGCGCTGCAGCTGTTCCGCCTGTCCCTGGCCAGCCCCGCGGTCCGCCGCGCCCTGACCGGGCTGTCGGGCTACAAGCCGCGCGAGCTGGCCGAGTACCTGGCCGACAACGTGCTGACCCTGCAGACCCCGCGCGTTCAGGAATTCCTGCGCCGCAGCTCGGTGCTGACGCGCCTCTCCGCCGGCCTCTGCGACCACATCACCGGCTGGCAGGACTCGCAGAGCATCCTGCTGTTCCTGGAGCGCTCCGGCCTGTTCCTGCGCAGCCTCGACTCGGACCTGTGCTGGTTCAAATACCACACCCTGTTCTCGTCCTTCCTGGCCGAGCAGGTGCGCAGCGAAGAGCCCGAGGCCCTGCTGGAAGTGCACCAGCGCGCCGCCGACTGGTTCCACGCCCACGGCATGCACGAGGACGCGCTGCACCACGCCATCGCCGCGCGCAACTACGGCTTCGCCACCGACATCATGAACGTCTGGGCCGATCGCCTGATCGCCGACGCCAACCTGGTGACCATGGAGCGCTGGTCCGACAACCTGCCGCTGGACGAGATCGCGCGGCGGCCCGACCTGGCGATCAAGATCGCCTGGGCGCTGATCTTCCTGCGCCGCCACCACAAGCTGCGCCCCATCCTCACCACGCTGGCCGACCTGCCCGGCGCCGGCCCCGACACCGACGTGGTGCGCTCGATGCTGGCCCTGGTGCTGGACGACATGCCGCAGGCCTTCGAGCTGGTCGACCGCATGGACATCCAGGGCCAGCAGCCGGTCGGCTTCCGCGCCTTCGAGCTCGGCGCCGCCGCCAACGTCAAGGGCTACCGTGCGCTCTGCGCCGGCGACTTCGACAGCGCGCGCGAGCACCTCAACCTGGCGCGCAGCTACGGCGAGCGCGGCGCCGCCGCCTTCAGCGGCGGCTACACCGTCGCCGTCACCGGCATGAACCTGGTGATGCAGGGCCGCCTCGGCGAAGCGCTGGCGCGTTACCGCAGCGGCCTGGCCGAGCATCACCTGGACCTGGAAAAGCCCTTCGCCACCGCCTCGCTGGTGTCCTGCTACATCAGCGCGCTGTACGAGAACAACGACCTCGACACCGCGGAGTCGATGTTCACGCAGTTCCACGACGTCATCTGCGACGGCGTGCTGCTGGACTTCATGGTGCCCGGCTACATCGCCATGGCGCGCATCCACGACGCCCGCGGCCGCAGCAACCGCACCGAGGAAATCCTCGCCGAGGCCGAGCAGATCGCCCACACCGCCGGCTGGCCGCGCCTGATGCGCATCATCAGCTGGGAGCGCGTGCGCCGCCTGCTGCTGGATGGCGAGATCGATCGCGCCCAGGTCATCGCCAGCCGCATTCCGCGCCAGCCCGAATTCGCCCTGCCCGAAGGCTGGATGATCTACACCGAGGCCACCGAGGGCGACGCCATCGGCGCCATCCGTGTCGCCCTGCACAGCGGCCAGACCGACGTCGCCCTGACCCAGCTCGCCGCCGAACTGGGCGTGGCGCAGCGCCAGGGCCGCAGCTACCGCCAGATCAAGCTGCTGGTGCTCGACGCCCTGGCACAGCGCGCCCACGGCAACGACAACCACGCCCACCGCAGCCTGCACCGCGCGCTGCAGCTGGCCGCGCCCGGCGGCTTCGTGCGCCTGTTCCTCGACGAGGGCGAAAAGATCCTGCCGCTGCTGCGCGACGAACACACCGCCCTGGCCGGCGACGGCAACCCCGAGAACGGCAGCCTGCGCGCCTTCGTCACCCGCCTGCTCGAAGCCGCCGGCCACCACGCCGAAGTCAACGCCCGCCCCCACGCCGACGTCGGCTTCCAGCCCCTGGAACCCCTGACCGACCGCGAGCGGCAGATCCTGGTGTACCTGGCCAACGGCGTCTCCAACAAGGAAATGGCCCGCCGCATCTTCGTGTCCGAGAACACGGTGAAATTCCACCTGAAGAACATCTACTCGAAGCTGGCGGTGGCGAGCCGTTTGCAGGCGATCAATGCGGCAAGGCAGATGGGCTTGTTGTAG